One genomic window of Microbacterium testaceum StLB037 includes the following:
- a CDS encoding ABC transporter substrate-binding protein, with translation MGMSQRYRLLAPVGLLAVGAIALAGCAEGDSGGGTSSGGETTVRISGGITGSEADLLNQSFEKFTADTGIKVVYTGDKSFEGNIVTKVTGGDAPDIAIVPQPGLLKTLIGTGDVQKASDTVSSNVDQYWGEDWKSYGSEDGTFYAAPMLANLKGYVWYSPAKFKEWGVEVPKTLDQLMTLTATIQQKTGAAPWCAGFASGDASGWPGTDWIEDMVLRQSGPDVYDQWVANEVKFTDAPIKEAFDATGKILLNPDYVNAGFGDVKSINSVAFADVAAKVADGSCPMTHQASFLSSNFQTVKTASGGDVKVAPDGDVYAFLLPGVTEGKLAVEGGGEFVTAFSDDANVQKVVEFMSTPEFADARVKLGGVISANKGADPSLASSEFLTEAMKTLQDPNTTLRFDASDLMPATVGSGSFWKGMVSWIDGTPTDQVLSDIQAGYNN, from the coding sequence ATGGGTATGTCACAGCGGTATCGCCTGCTGGCCCCCGTCGGGCTGCTGGCGGTCGGCGCGATTGCGCTCGCAGGCTGCGCCGAGGGTGACAGCGGGGGCGGCACGAGCTCGGGAGGCGAGACCACCGTCCGCATCTCCGGCGGTATCACCGGTAGCGAAGCCGACCTGCTGAACCAGTCGTTCGAGAAGTTCACGGCTGACACCGGCATCAAGGTCGTCTACACCGGCGACAAGAGCTTCGAGGGCAACATCGTCACCAAGGTGACGGGTGGAGACGCCCCCGACATCGCGATCGTCCCGCAGCCGGGTCTGCTCAAGACCCTCATCGGCACCGGCGACGTGCAGAAGGCGTCCGACACCGTCTCGTCGAACGTCGACCAGTACTGGGGCGAGGACTGGAAGTCCTACGGCAGCGAGGACGGCACGTTCTACGCGGCCCCCATGCTCGCCAACCTCAAGGGCTACGTCTGGTACTCGCCGGCGAAGTTCAAGGAGTGGGGCGTCGAGGTCCCGAAGACGCTCGATCAGCTCATGACCCTCACGGCGACGATCCAGCAGAAGACCGGCGCCGCCCCCTGGTGCGCGGGCTTCGCGTCCGGCGACGCGTCGGGTTGGCCCGGCACCGACTGGATCGAGGACATGGTCCTGCGTCAGTCGGGCCCCGACGTGTACGACCAGTGGGTCGCCAACGAGGTCAAGTTCACCGACGCGCCGATCAAGGAGGCGTTCGACGCCACCGGCAAGATCCTGCTGAACCCCGACTACGTGAACGCCGGCTTCGGTGACGTCAAGAGCATCAACTCGGTGGCCTTCGCCGACGTGGCCGCCAAGGTGGCCGACGGCAGCTGCCCGATGACGCACCAGGCCTCGTTCCTGTCGTCGAACTTCCAGACGGTCAAGACCGCCTCGGGCGGCGATGTGAAGGTCGCTCCCGACGGTGACGTCTACGCCTTCCTGCTCCCGGGTGTGACCGAGGGCAAGCTCGCGGTCGAAGGTGGCGGCGAGTTCGTCACCGCGTTCTCCGACGACGCGAACGTGCAGAAGGTCGTGGAGTTCATGTCGACGCCCGAGTTCGCGGACGCCCGTGTGAAGCTCGGCGGTGTGATCTCGGCGAACAAGGGTGCCGACCCCTCCCTCGCGTCCAGTGAGTTCCTCACGGAGGCGATGAAGACGCTGCAGGACCCGAACACCACCCTGCGCTTCGACGCATCCGACCTGATGCCCGCGACCGTCGGTTCGGGATCGTTCTGGAAGGGCATGGTCAGCTGGATCGACGGGACGCCGACCGACCAGGTCCTGAGCGACATCCAGGCCGGATACAACAACTGA
- a CDS encoding carbohydrate ABC transporter permease has product MTTSTVVLEPTSDTRNARQVARDTRKHEAMARKRLTSKGATIAAVVIAFFWTIPTFGLFVTSFRPGSDTQSTGWWTVFTDPSFTLENYRLAFTSGGTALTLAQSFLNSLAITIPVVLFALAIASLIAYAFAWIDFKGRNFFFIFIFALQIVPLQMALVPLLSLFSRGLTINEVTIFPGFDLRGVEHSFATVWIAHVIFAMPLAIFLLHNFIAEIPHEVIEAARVDGAGHGQVFFRIILPLAAPALASFAVLEFIWVWNDLLVATIFAPSSSLPLTQSLNSLSGTWGDQWFLQSAGTFISILVPIIVFFLLQRFFVRGLLAGATKG; this is encoded by the coding sequence ATGACCACCTCGACCGTCGTTCTCGAGCCCACCTCCGACACGCGGAATGCTCGTCAGGTCGCCCGCGACACGCGCAAGCACGAGGCCATGGCGCGCAAGCGCCTCACCTCCAAGGGCGCGACGATCGCCGCCGTCGTGATCGCGTTCTTCTGGACGATCCCGACGTTCGGCCTGTTCGTGACGTCGTTCCGTCCCGGATCCGACACCCAGTCGACCGGATGGTGGACGGTGTTCACCGACCCCAGCTTCACGCTGGAGAACTACCGTCTCGCCTTCACCTCGGGGGGCACGGCGCTGACCCTCGCTCAGTCGTTCCTCAACTCCCTGGCGATCACGATCCCGGTCGTGCTGTTCGCTCTGGCGATCGCGTCGCTCATCGCGTACGCGTTCGCGTGGATCGACTTCAAGGGGCGGAACTTCTTCTTCATCTTCATCTTCGCGTTGCAGATCGTGCCGCTGCAGATGGCCCTCGTGCCGCTGCTGAGCCTCTTCTCGCGCGGACTGACGATCAACGAGGTCACGATCTTCCCGGGCTTCGACCTGCGCGGCGTGGAGCACAGCTTCGCGACCGTCTGGATCGCGCACGTGATCTTCGCGATGCCGCTGGCCATCTTCCTGCTCCACAACTTCATCGCCGAGATCCCGCACGAGGTCATCGAGGCGGCGCGCGTGGACGGAGCCGGACACGGCCAGGTCTTCTTCCGGATCATCCTGCCGCTCGCCGCTCCCGCACTCGCGTCGTTCGCGGTGCTCGAGTTCATCTGGGTGTGGAACGACCTGCTGGTGGCGACGATCTTCGCGCCGTCGTCATCGCTGCCGTTGACGCAATCGCTGAACTCGCTGTCGGGCACCTGGGGCGACCAGTGGTTCCTGCAGTCGGCCGGTACCTTCATCTCGATCCTCGTGCCGATCATCGTGTTCTTCCTGCTGCAGCGCTTCTTCGTCCGAGGCCTGCTCGCGGGCGCGACGAAGGGCTGA
- a CDS encoding LacI family DNA-binding transcriptional regulator, with product MSGIADVARLAGVSKSTASRALTGGGYVSDDTRRRVSDAASALGYVPSTSAVSLATGRTRTIALIVPKVNRWYFGAIVEGVERTLIPRGYDVTLYVAEPGSNDRESLYSTYLARKRFDGIIAVALEPDDADLERLANIGKPVVSIGNALSGVPTLGLDNIAITRIITQHLIALGHTDIAFVGSTPPTDAPAKDVDERSIGYRNAMNDHGLAVRIRSVPSTLTITDAYAAAASFLADAGSRPTGVVAACDEVAIGVIIAARRMGISVPSELSVVGIDGHDYAEMFSLTTVEQYPLDQGTEATRMLLSMIEGTDEPARRTEAPTRLVVRASTAPPRPA from the coding sequence ATGAGCGGAATCGCCGATGTGGCTCGCCTGGCGGGCGTGTCGAAATCGACGGCGAGTCGCGCGCTGACCGGCGGCGGCTACGTTTCCGATGACACGCGCCGACGCGTCTCCGACGCCGCGTCCGCGCTGGGTTACGTCCCCTCCACGAGCGCGGTGAGCCTGGCCACCGGTCGCACACGCACCATCGCCTTGATCGTCCCGAAGGTGAACAGGTGGTACTTCGGCGCGATCGTCGAAGGGGTGGAGCGAACCCTCATCCCCCGCGGGTACGACGTCACCCTCTACGTCGCCGAGCCCGGCTCCAACGACCGCGAAAGCCTGTACTCGACCTACCTCGCCCGCAAACGGTTCGACGGAATCATCGCCGTGGCGCTCGAACCCGACGACGCCGACCTCGAGCGCCTGGCGAACATCGGCAAGCCCGTCGTCAGCATCGGCAACGCGCTCTCCGGCGTTCCGACCCTCGGCCTCGACAACATCGCGATCACGCGCATCATCACGCAGCATCTGATCGCGCTGGGGCACACCGATATCGCCTTCGTCGGCAGCACTCCCCCGACCGACGCGCCGGCGAAAGACGTCGACGAACGCTCGATCGGCTACCGCAACGCGATGAACGACCACGGACTCGCGGTGCGCATCCGCAGCGTGCCCTCCACGTTGACGATCACCGACGCGTATGCGGCCGCGGCGTCGTTCCTCGCCGACGCGGGGTCCCGCCCGACCGGCGTCGTCGCCGCGTGCGACGAAGTCGCCATCGGGGTCATCATCGCCGCGCGCCGCATGGGGATCTCCGTGCCTTCCGAGCTCAGCGTCGTCGGCATCGACGGCCACGACTATGCCGAGATGTTCTCTCTCACCACCGTCGAGCAGTACCCCCTCGACCAGGGGACCGAAGCGACACGGATGCTCCTGTCGATGATCGAGGGCACCGACGAACCCGCTCGGCGCACCGAAGCGCCCACGCGCCTGGTGGTGCGCGCGTCGACCGCTCCCCCGCGCCCCGCCTGA
- a CDS encoding carbohydrate ABC transporter permease: MTEITHVEKTPSASPPPRGGAPAKARDSAPQRRTTLLVVMVGLILVVALFLFMVTRAPAETKPTTLGFSLNSFFNWLGALNPLVQIPLVLVAFGAVVGLLLLLIEYAPRSGKGYFWLRLVACFAIPVLAFMLLRPYQNAVLYVLGIAVLLGAILFYADYRSRQGAGYLFQLILFAAPAAILLLLGLVYPAITTFFQSFMDKSGDNFVGLDNYIWTFTNPEGFWSVINTLIWVLLAPTIATVIGLAYAVFIDRAAGEKYLKVLIFMPFAISFVGAGIIWKFVYDFRQGDQIGILNAIVTAFGGQPVSWLAATPLINTLLLVVVFIWSQTGLAMVILSAAIKAVPPEQMEAAELDGASAWERFINVTVPGIRSSLIVVLTTIAIGALKIYDIVAVMTGGRNDSTVLAFEMVNQQQRFQSYGHSAALAVVLFVFVLPLIIFNVRQIRKQRDLR; encoded by the coding sequence ATGACCGAGATCACACACGTGGAGAAGACGCCGTCGGCGTCCCCTCCACCGCGGGGAGGAGCGCCGGCGAAGGCGCGAGACTCCGCGCCACAGCGCCGCACCACACTCCTCGTGGTCATGGTCGGGCTCATCCTGGTGGTGGCGCTCTTCCTCTTCATGGTCACTCGGGCGCCCGCCGAGACGAAGCCCACGACGCTCGGCTTCTCGCTCAACAGCTTCTTCAACTGGCTCGGCGCGCTGAACCCGCTCGTGCAGATCCCCCTCGTGCTCGTCGCCTTCGGCGCTGTCGTGGGACTTCTGCTGCTGCTCATCGAGTACGCCCCGCGCTCCGGCAAGGGCTATTTCTGGCTGCGGCTGGTGGCGTGCTTCGCGATCCCGGTGCTCGCGTTCATGCTCCTGCGTCCCTACCAGAACGCCGTCCTCTACGTGCTCGGGATCGCGGTTCTCCTGGGCGCGATCCTCTTCTACGCCGACTATCGCTCCCGTCAGGGAGCGGGCTACCTGTTCCAGCTCATCCTGTTCGCCGCCCCCGCCGCCATCCTGTTGCTGCTCGGGCTGGTGTACCCGGCCATCACGACGTTCTTCCAGTCGTTCATGGACAAGAGCGGCGACAACTTCGTCGGCCTCGACAACTACATCTGGACCTTCACCAACCCCGAGGGTTTCTGGTCGGTCATCAACACGCTCATCTGGGTGCTCCTCGCCCCGACCATCGCCACCGTGATCGGTCTGGCCTACGCCGTCTTCATCGACCGGGCTGCGGGCGAGAAGTACCTGAAGGTGCTCATCTTCATGCCGTTCGCGATCTCGTTCGTGGGCGCCGGCATCATCTGGAAGTTCGTCTACGACTTCCGACAGGGCGACCAGATCGGCATCCTGAACGCCATCGTCACCGCTTTCGGCGGGCAACCCGTCTCGTGGCTCGCGGCGACGCCTCTGATCAACACCCTGCTGCTCGTCGTGGTGTTCATCTGGAGCCAGACGGGCCTCGCGATGGTCATCCTGTCGGCGGCCATCAAGGCCGTCCCGCCGGAGCAGATGGAGGCCGCTGAGCTCGACGGGGCGAGCGCGTGGGAGCGTTTCATCAACGTCACCGTCCCCGGCATCCGCTCCTCGCTCATCGTGGTGCTTACCACCATCGCCATCGGCGCACTGAAGATCTACGACATCGTCGCCGTCATGACGGGTGGCCGGAACGACTCGACCGTCCTCGCCTTCGAGATGGTCAACCAGCAGCAGCGGTTCCAGAGCTACGGGCACTCCGCGGCGCTGGCGGTCGTGCTGTTCGTCTTCGTGCTGCCGCTGATCATCTTCAACGTGCGCCAGATCCGGAAGCAGAGGGACCTGCGATGA
- a CDS encoding DUF3105 domain-containing protein yields MTPPPEKRTSGNPAKQSEIDLTVKQQREQKRQAKLAEYQKEIARRKRGKLVWWVVGSTAALAIVGLVVASFVFAPEPPTSYQAGNSTGREIEGVQTFENRSDHVQGAVTYEQNPPAGGPHNPYWLNCGVYTEPQQNENAVHSLEHGAIWITYNPDEVDQTGIDALKAVMPSSYAILSPYPGLDTPVAVSGWNHQLKVDSPTDPRIGEFFTEYWRSQNVPEPNAACSGAIDGPGKA; encoded by the coding sequence ATGACGCCTCCCCCCGAAAAACGCACCAGCGGAAACCCGGCGAAGCAGTCCGAGATCGACCTGACCGTCAAGCAGCAGCGCGAGCAGAAGCGGCAGGCCAAGCTCGCCGAGTACCAGAAGGAGATCGCCCGCCGGAAGCGCGGAAAGCTCGTCTGGTGGGTCGTCGGATCGACCGCCGCCCTCGCGATCGTGGGTCTCGTCGTGGCCTCCTTCGTGTTCGCCCCGGAGCCGCCGACGAGCTACCAGGCCGGTAACAGCACCGGCCGCGAGATCGAGGGCGTTCAGACCTTCGAGAACCGCTCCGACCACGTGCAGGGTGCCGTCACGTACGAGCAGAACCCCCCGGCCGGCGGCCCGCACAACCCGTACTGGTTGAACTGCGGCGTCTACACCGAGCCGCAGCAGAACGAGAACGCGGTGCACTCCCTCGAGCACGGCGCGATCTGGATCACCTACAACCCCGACGAGGTCGACCAGACCGGCATCGACGCGCTCAAGGCCGTCATGCCCTCGAGCTACGCGATCCTGTCGCCCTACCCCGGCCTCGACACGCCCGTCGCGGTGAGCGGCTGGAATCACCAGCTGAAGGTCGACTCCCCCACCGACCCGCGCATCGGGGAGTTCTTCACCGAGTACTGGCGCAGCCAGAACGTGCCCGAGCCGAACGCCGCGTGCTCCGGCGCCATCGACGGGCCCGGTAAGGCCTGA
- a CDS encoding DUF305 domain-containing protein, which produces MTDDAPVARPAVRWIVVAVVTVAIVAVAFAIGRFTAFGATAAPTYPSTTSADAGFARDMQVHHTQAVSMAMEIYRKTDDDELRTLSYDIATAQAGQRGEMFGWLVQWGLPQSSPQPLMTWMQASGAHSHGDTSAYTQDELLAQMGMATDAELDQLRTLEGRPADCLFLSLMIRHHQGAIPMAQAVIELGDEPRVAEVAQAIITGQSAEIDAMRDIQSRLACTA; this is translated from the coding sequence ATGACCGACGACGCCCCGGTCGCACGCCCCGCGGTCCGGTGGATCGTGGTCGCGGTCGTCACCGTCGCCATCGTGGCCGTGGCCTTCGCGATCGGACGCTTCACGGCGTTCGGCGCGACGGCTGCGCCCACGTACCCGTCGACCACGTCCGCCGACGCGGGCTTCGCCCGCGACATGCAGGTGCATCACACCCAGGCGGTGTCGATGGCGATGGAGATCTACCGCAAGACCGATGACGACGAGTTGCGCACGCTCTCGTACGACATCGCCACGGCGCAGGCGGGCCAACGCGGGGAGATGTTCGGCTGGCTCGTGCAGTGGGGGCTCCCCCAGTCCTCGCCGCAGCCGCTGATGACGTGGATGCAGGCCTCCGGCGCACACAGCCACGGCGACACCTCCGCCTACACGCAGGACGAGCTCCTCGCGCAGATGGGCATGGCGACGGATGCCGAGCTCGACCAGCTCCGCACCCTCGAGGGCCGGCCGGCGGACTGTCTCTTCCTGTCCCTGATGATCCGCCACCACCAGGGCGCGATCCCCATGGCCCAGGCCGTCATCGAGCTGGGCGACGAACCGCGCGTGGCCGAGGTCGCCCAGGCGATCATCACCGGGCAGTCGGCCGAGATCGACGCGATGCGCGACATCCAGTCCCGCCTCGCCTGCACCGCCTGA
- a CDS encoding ExeM/NucH family extracellular endonuclease: MEAAPAADITPIREIQGEGDATPLDGQTVTTRGVVTAAYPTGGYNGFFVQTAGTGGELGAEHVASDALFVYGSRAVAEVAIGDYVEVTGTAGEYNGLTQISSDADLVTVLTEQAEPVTPAAVAWPRTDEERERFEGMLLAPQGDFTVTNTYITGQYAEVGLAAGTTPLLAPTEVARPGTPEHDEVVADNAARAVVLDDGASLNFQRSATDVPLPYLSLTDPVRVGAPVTFTRPVVLDFRNDAWKFQPTEQLTVDNAADVQPATFANTRTAHPADVGGTVQLASFNVLNYFTTTAEDVGCDSVYTDREGNPVTANRCPEPGPRGAANDENLQRQQAKIVAALNAMEAEVVSLEEIENSAALGKPRDEALSTLVDALNADLGEDAWAFVPSPTALPASEDVIRTAFIYKKAAVSPIGASVILDDPAFANARQPLAQAFAPAGSDEAAFVAIVNHFKSKSDSDPAAEGDNAAGDQGAFNGDRVRQAEALVAFAGERAKTVDGGAVFLLGDFNAYAQEDPIQVLRDAGYADLGADTGTYTYSFSGQSGSLDHVLASPAARELVTGTDIWNINAGEALALEYSRYNANVRSFYDASPYRSSDHDPVVVGLDLSGTTELNLLNINDFHGRIDDNTVKFAGTIEQLRAEKGDGRSLFLSNGDNIGASLFASANADDAPTIDVLNALELAASGVGNHEFDKGTDDLTGRVTERAAFPYLGANVYRDGQPLLPGYEIVEVNGLRVGIVAAVTEETASLVSPEGIEGLEFREPVAEVNRVVAEIRDQVDVLVAEYHEGAPQGDASGTTLDQALAQGGAFARIVTETDADVDAIFTGHTHEEYAWDAPIPGEEGTRPVLQTGNYGENIGQVVLTIDRASREVVAHEARNVPRLEAEVVEDDDEQTAENSAALDAELIATYPRVAEVADIVDRALAEAERVGSRPVGSVSADITTAFLGGAYVDGVYTGGQRDDRSKQSALGNLVADALLDTLADPVRGEADLTVVNPGGLRAELLRGDDGVITFAEANAVLPFVNNLGTTSLTGDQLRRLLEQQWGDAAGRAATLSLSVSENVRYTYDATRAPGERITGVWIDGMPVDPAGSYRVGSFSFLLSGGDAFTVFDEGTDARDSGLIDRDGWIAYLTAHPDLAPDFTARGVEVTGVPVEVSRGTEAAFTVSGLDLTSLGSPAATEASVTVGSDASQTVAVRDGVAEVAVAVPADAPDALEITVSTASGSTATVPVRVVGGSEAPNNGPDDGEAAPPRGPDGLPRTGADTAWMGGGVLAALALLALGVALRRRGVRQAD, from the coding sequence GTGGAGGCCGCCCCCGCGGCCGACATCACCCCGATCCGCGAGATCCAGGGCGAGGGCGACGCCACCCCGCTCGACGGGCAGACCGTCACCACCCGCGGAGTCGTCACTGCCGCGTACCCGACCGGCGGCTACAACGGCTTCTTCGTCCAGACCGCCGGAACCGGTGGCGAGCTGGGCGCCGAGCACGTGGCATCCGATGCTCTCTTCGTCTACGGCTCGCGCGCCGTGGCGGAGGTCGCGATCGGCGATTACGTGGAGGTCACCGGCACGGCGGGGGAGTACAACGGGCTCACCCAGATCTCCTCGGATGCCGACCTCGTCACCGTCCTGACCGAGCAGGCCGAACCGGTCACACCGGCCGCGGTCGCCTGGCCGCGCACCGACGAGGAGCGCGAGCGCTTCGAGGGCATGCTCCTCGCTCCGCAAGGCGATTTCACCGTCACCAACACCTACATCACGGGCCAGTACGCGGAGGTCGGTCTCGCCGCCGGCACCACGCCACTGCTCGCGCCCACCGAGGTCGCCCGCCCGGGCACGCCGGAGCACGACGAGGTCGTCGCCGACAACGCTGCCCGCGCCGTGGTGCTCGACGACGGGGCGTCGCTGAACTTCCAGCGCTCGGCCACCGACGTCCCGCTGCCGTACCTCTCGCTCACCGACCCCGTCCGCGTCGGCGCCCCCGTGACCTTCACGCGGCCGGTCGTGCTCGACTTCCGCAACGACGCGTGGAAGTTCCAGCCCACCGAGCAGCTGACCGTCGACAACGCCGCCGACGTGCAGCCCGCGACGTTCGCGAACACGCGCACCGCGCACCCCGCGGACGTCGGCGGCACGGTGCAGCTCGCGAGCTTCAACGTCCTCAACTACTTCACCACCACGGCCGAGGACGTCGGCTGCGACTCGGTCTACACCGACCGCGAGGGCAACCCGGTCACCGCGAACCGGTGCCCGGAGCCCGGGCCCCGCGGCGCGGCGAACGACGAGAACCTCCAGCGTCAGCAGGCGAAGATCGTCGCGGCGCTGAACGCGATGGAGGCCGAGGTCGTCTCGCTCGAGGAGATCGAGAACTCCGCGGCGCTCGGCAAGCCCCGCGACGAGGCGCTGTCGACGCTCGTCGACGCGCTCAACGCCGACCTGGGCGAGGACGCGTGGGCCTTCGTGCCGTCCCCGACCGCCCTGCCGGCGTCGGAAGACGTCATCCGCACCGCCTTCATCTACAAGAAGGCGGCCGTCAGCCCGATCGGTGCCAGCGTCATCCTCGACGACCCGGCCTTCGCCAACGCCCGTCAGCCGCTCGCTCAGGCGTTCGCGCCCGCGGGCAGCGACGAGGCGGCGTTCGTCGCGATCGTGAACCACTTCAAGTCGAAGAGCGACAGCGACCCGGCCGCCGAGGGCGACAACGCCGCCGGCGACCAGGGGGCCTTCAACGGCGACCGCGTCCGCCAGGCCGAGGCGCTCGTCGCCTTCGCCGGGGAGCGCGCGAAGACCGTCGACGGTGGCGCCGTGTTCCTCCTCGGCGACTTCAACGCCTACGCGCAGGAGGATCCGATCCAGGTGCTCCGCGACGCGGGATACGCCGATCTGGGCGCCGACACCGGCACGTACACCTACTCGTTCAGCGGCCAGTCCGGCTCGCTCGACCACGTGCTCGCCTCGCCCGCGGCGCGCGAGCTCGTCACCGGCACCGACATCTGGAACATCAACGCCGGTGAAGCGCTCGCGCTGGAGTACAGCCGCTACAACGCGAACGTCCGCAGCTTCTACGACGCCTCCCCCTACCGGTCGAGCGACCACGACCCGGTGGTCGTGGGCCTCGACCTGTCGGGAACGACGGAGCTCAACCTGCTGAACATCAACGACTTCCACGGGCGCATCGACGACAACACCGTGAAGTTCGCCGGCACGATCGAGCAGCTGCGCGCGGAGAAGGGCGACGGCCGGTCGCTCTTCCTCTCCAACGGCGACAACATCGGCGCCTCGCTGTTCGCCTCGGCCAACGCCGACGACGCCCCCACGATCGACGTCCTCAACGCGCTCGAGCTCGCGGCATCCGGAGTCGGAAACCACGAGTTCGACAAGGGCACCGACGACCTCACCGGCCGTGTGACCGAGCGGGCGGCGTTCCCGTACCTCGGTGCGAACGTCTACCGCGACGGTCAGCCGCTGCTCCCCGGGTACGAGATCGTCGAGGTGAACGGCCTAAGGGTCGGGATCGTCGCCGCGGTCACCGAGGAGACGGCGTCGCTGGTCAGCCCCGAGGGGATCGAGGGCCTCGAGTTCCGCGAACCCGTCGCCGAGGTCAACCGAGTGGTCGCGGAGATCCGTGACCAGGTCGACGTCCTCGTCGCCGAGTACCACGAAGGGGCGCCGCAGGGAGACGCCTCGGGCACCACGCTCGACCAGGCGCTCGCGCAGGGCGGAGCGTTCGCGCGCATCGTGACGGAGACGGATGCCGATGTCGACGCGATCTTCACCGGTCACACGCACGAGGAGTACGCGTGGGACGCCCCGATCCCGGGCGAGGAGGGCACGCGTCCCGTTCTGCAGACCGGCAACTACGGCGAGAACATCGGCCAGGTCGTCCTGACGATCGATCGCGCCAGCCGTGAGGTCGTCGCGCACGAGGCCCGCAACGTCCCGCGCCTCGAAGCCGAGGTGGTCGAGGACGACGACGAGCAGACCGCGGAGAACAGCGCGGCCCTGGATGCCGAGCTCATCGCGACCTATCCGCGCGTCGCCGAGGTGGCCGACATCGTCGACCGCGCCCTCGCCGAAGCCGAGCGCGTGGGCTCGCGGCCGGTGGGGTCGGTCTCGGCCGACATCACGACGGCCTTCCTCGGCGGAGCGTACGTCGATGGCGTCTACACGGGCGGCCAGCGCGATGACCGCTCGAAGCAGTCCGCGCTCGGCAACCTCGTCGCCGACGCGTTGCTCGACACCCTCGCCGATCCCGTGCGCGGAGAGGCCGACCTCACCGTCGTGAACCCGGGCGGTCTGCGCGCGGAGCTGCTCCGCGGCGACGACGGCGTCATCACCTTCGCCGAGGCCAACGCGGTGCTGCCGTTCGTGAACAACCTGGGCACGACGAGCCTGACCGGCGACCAGCTGCGTCGTCTGCTCGAGCAGCAGTGGGGCGACGCGGCGGGCCGCGCGGCGACGCTGTCGCTGAGCGTGTCGGAGAATGTCCGCTACACCTACGACGCCACGCGCGCCCCGGGCGAGCGCATCACCGGCGTGTGGATCGACGGGATGCCGGTCGACCCGGCCGGGTCGTACCGGGTGGGCTCGTTCAGCTTCCTCCTGTCGGGAGGTGACGCGTTCACGGTGTTCGACGAGGGAACCGACGCGCGTGACTCCGGTCTCATCGACCGCGACGGCTGGATCGCGTATCTCACGGCTCACCCCGACCTCGCCCCGGACTTCACCGCCCGCGGTGTCGAGGTGACGGGTGTCCCCGTCGAGGTGTCCCGCGGCACCGAGGCGGCCTTCACGGTCTCGGGTCTCGACCTCACCTCGCTCGGTAGCCCCGCTGCCACCGAGGCGAGCGTGACCGTGGGCTCTGACGCGTCGCAGACGGTCGCCGTCCGCGACGGCGTCGCCGAGGTCGCGGTCGCCGTGCCCGCCGACGCACCCGACGCCCTGGAGATCACCGTCTCGACCGCCTCGGGTTCCACCGCGACGGTTCCCGTCCGCGTGGTCGGGGGTTCCGAGGCACCGAACAACGGCCCGGACGACGGCGAGGCTGCACCGCCCCGCGGCCCCGACGGACTCCCGCGCACCGGCGCCGACACGGCGTGGATGGGCGGTGGGGTCCTCGCGGCCCTCGCGCTCCTCGCCCTCGGTGTGGCGCTGCGACGCCGCGGGGTACGCCAGGCGGACTGA